A stretch of Christensenellaceae bacterium DNA encodes these proteins:
- a CDS encoding peroxiredoxin — translation MLTTFKATAKKLPGGLQVETDSRGFKILLDEPKELGGTDKGLNPVEAVLCALGACQTICAAAFAQKCGVDLEDFHVEMEGDLDPDGFLDLADVRNGFQEIRFTMHFKTKSGQAAAEKLADYIESHCPVGDCLENGVKLVRAGVVVE, via the coding sequence ATGTTAACAACTTTCAAGGCTACCGCAAAAAAGCTCCCAGGCGGGCTGCAGGTGGAAACAGATTCCCGTGGATTTAAAATCTTGCTGGACGAGCCGAAAGAACTCGGCGGTACGGATAAGGGCCTTAACCCTGTGGAAGCGGTTTTGTGCGCTCTCGGCGCATGCCAGACTATTTGCGCGGCGGCTTTCGCGCAAAAGTGCGGCGTGGATCTCGAGGATTTCCATGTGGAAATGGAAGGCGACCTCGATCCTGACGGATTTTTAGATCTTGCAGACGTGAGGAACGGTTTCCAGGAAATCCGCTTCACCATGCATTTCAAGACCAAATCCGGACAGGCGGCGGCAGAAAAGCTTGCCGATTATATCGAAAGCCACTGTCCGGTCGGCGATTGTCTCGAGAACGGCGTAAAACTTGTACGGGCAGGCGTAGTTGTCGAGTAA
- a CDS encoding LacI family transcriptional regulator encodes MSATIKQIAELSGVSRGTVDRVLNNRGKVKPKTEERVRAVAQQLGYKPNLAGKALAVRKKAPLIGVIVSSEENPFFDEVLRGIARAEEELKDYGVRVLLKQMKGYNVARQAELITEMKDRVSALILNPINDFKIARLLSGMQESGTGIVAMNNDIENCERLCYVGSDYVRGGNAACGMMGLLTGGQAKVGVLLGSKKILGHNQRVEGFRAVMRERYPQMEIVDMAETNDDDVVAFEAARQMLCAYPRITALFVAAAGTYGVCRAVEAMNKAGEITIVCFDAIPSTVEMMKKGLIKATICQQPFTQGNKSVHIAFDYVVSGNKPHKDRFIVKNEIKILENL; translated from the coding sequence ATGTCGGCGACGATCAAGCAGATAGCGGAGTTATCCGGTGTTTCGCGGGGAACCGTGGATAGGGTGCTCAATAACAGGGGAAAAGTAAAACCAAAGACAGAAGAAAGGGTGCGCGCCGTCGCGCAGCAGCTTGGATATAAACCGAATCTGGCAGGAAAGGCGCTTGCGGTGCGCAAAAAAGCGCCGTTGATCGGCGTGATCGTCTCATCTGAGGAGAATCCCTTTTTTGACGAAGTCCTGCGCGGGATCGCACGGGCGGAAGAGGAACTCAAGGATTACGGCGTGCGTGTGCTGCTAAAGCAGATGAAAGGCTACAACGTTGCGCGGCAAGCTGAACTGATCACGGAAATGAAAGATAGGGTCAGCGCGCTTATTTTAAACCCGATCAACGATTTTAAGATCGCACGGCTTTTAAGCGGAATGCAGGAAAGCGGAACAGGCATTGTCGCCATGAATAACGATATTGAAAATTGCGAGCGGCTTTGCTATGTAGGCAGCGATTATGTGCGCGGCGGAAACGCCGCCTGCGGCATGATGGGGCTTCTGACCGGCGGACAGGCCAAAGTAGGCGTCTTGCTCGGTTCCAAAAAGATACTCGGACATAACCAGCGCGTAGAGGGCTTTCGCGCGGTGATGCGGGAGAGGTATCCGCAGATGGAAATAGTAGATATGGCGGAGACGAACGACGACGACGTAGTCGCGTTTGAGGCCGCGCGGCAGATGTTATGTGCGTATCCGCGAATAACGGCGCTGTTTGTGGCGGCCGCCGGAACGTATGGCGTATGCCGCGCGGTGGAAGCGATGAATAAGGCTGGGGAAATTACCATTGTCTGCTTTGACGCGATCCCGTCCACTGTCGAAATGATGAAAAAGGGACTGATCAAAGCGACGATATGCCAACAGCCGTTTACACAGGGAAATAAATCCGTGCACATCGCGTTTGATTATGTAGTAAGCGGCAATAAACCACACAAAGACCGGTTTATTGTAAAAAATGAGATCAAAATTCTGGAAAATCTATAA
- a CDS encoding glycerophosphoryl diester phosphodiesterase: MISDIAACFIVIGLGAVAVLILNRIMTVVSPPQEKTWLTEFQYAHRGLHDEAVPENSLQAFRNAVDAQFAIELDVQLSKDGKIMVFHDRDLERMTGISGRLRDRTYRELRTLRLKGTEYKIPTLEEALQVVGGKVPLLIELKNRGMAGQLERKLYQALLDYEGKYAIQSFSPFSVRWFKRNAPHIYRGQLACNFWKCNEFAAGKIKRFLLANLLLIIQKLGVNFICKPNFISYELHKVNSRLIRRLRRKGAPIFAWTVRNPEQYDSAKQYTDSVIFEGFRPKDM; the protein is encoded by the coding sequence ATGATTTCAGACATAGCAGCTTGTTTTATCGTCATTGGCCTGGGGGCTGTTGCCGTATTGATCCTCAACCGGATTATGACGGTCGTATCGCCGCCGCAGGAAAAGACATGGCTGACGGAGTTCCAATATGCACACAGGGGCCTGCACGATGAAGCGGTTCCGGAAAATTCTCTGCAGGCGTTTCGCAATGCGGTGGATGCGCAATTCGCGATCGAGCTTGATGTACAGCTTTCAAAAGACGGAAAAATCATGGTCTTCCATGACAGGGACTTAGAACGTATGACCGGCATTTCAGGGCGGCTTCGCGACCGTACATACCGCGAGCTGCGGACATTGCGGCTCAAGGGAACGGAGTACAAGATCCCCACGCTGGAAGAGGCGCTTCAGGTAGTCGGCGGCAAGGTGCCGCTTTTGATCGAACTTAAGAACCGAGGGATGGCGGGGCAGCTCGAGCGGAAGCTTTACCAGGCGCTTCTCGATTATGAGGGGAAATATGCGATCCAGTCGTTTTCGCCTTTCTCCGTGCGTTGGTTCAAACGGAACGCGCCGCACATTTACAGGGGACAGCTCGCGTGCAATTTCTGGAAATGCAACGAATTTGCCGCCGGCAAAATCAAACGGTTCCTGCTTGCGAATCTGTTGCTTATCATACAAAAACTGGGCGTGAATTTTATCTGTAAGCCCAACTTTATCAGTTATGAGCTGCATAAGGTCAATTCGCGGCTGATCCGGCGGCTGCGCCGGAAAGGCGCGCCCATCTTTGCATGGACGGTGCGTAATCCGGAGCAGTACGACAGTGCAAAACAATATACGGATTCCGTCATCTTTGAGGGGTTCCGTCCTAAAGATATGTAA
- a CDS encoding nitroreductase has protein sequence MDHEALYQAIFHRKSVRKYDAAPLTQESLDALKAFIAELVPLIADIKTEIKLLPQSVVKTNAPQSLCIYSEKKNGWRMNAGFLMEQIDLYLSANNIGACWLGMTKPAKNSVQVPQGMVFVITLCFGTPAQEMHRKNITEFKRDSLNDISPVSDLYHVLEPVRLAPSAINKQPWYFGGSADRIIVSRKKSLMLDKLNQVDIGIALCCLWLSLKHQDKEAAFDFTPSPVPDKHIFMANVNVI, from the coding sequence ATGGATCACGAAGCTTTATACCAGGCAATTTTTCATAGAAAATCGGTACGGAAATACGACGCCGCCCCGCTTACGCAGGAATCCCTTGACGCACTCAAGGCCTTTATCGCGGAGCTTGTGCCGCTCATTGCCGATATTAAAACAGAAATCAAGCTGTTACCGCAGAGCGTGGTTAAAACAAACGCGCCTCAGAGCCTGTGCATCTATTCCGAGAAAAAAAACGGCTGGCGTATGAACGCCGGATTTTTGATGGAACAGATTGATTTATATCTTTCTGCAAATAATATCGGCGCGTGCTGGCTGGGTATGACAAAGCCGGCGAAAAACAGCGTTCAGGTCCCGCAGGGCATGGTTTTTGTTATCACGCTCTGCTTTGGTACTCCCGCGCAGGAAATGCACCGCAAAAATATTACCGAATTCAAGCGGGATTCCCTAAACGACATTTCTCCCGTTTCCGATCTTTACCATGTATTAGAGCCGGTTCGCCTTGCGCCTTCTGCCATCAATAAGCAGCCGTGGTATTTTGGCGGCAGCGCGGACCGTATCATTGTCAGCCGTAAAAAGTCGCTGATGCTTGACAAGCTGAATCAGGTCGACATCGGCATTGCGCTTTGCTGCCTGTGGCTGTCCTTAAAGCACCAGGACAAGGAGGCAGCTTTCGATTTTACGCCGTCGCCCGTTCCGGACAAGCATATTTTTATGGCAAATGTAAACGTGATCTGA
- a CDS encoding MATE family efflux transporter: MLRFAWPLFLANLLQSLYSIVDMVVVGQFVGSEGLAALSNASMIVFVITSLCMGITTGGAVLVAQYKGARDHRRRVHTIGTLFTLSALLALLITIVSLFTYHPLLELMQLPREAMRHADDYMDIVCMGTVFVFGYNAVCAVLRGMGDSTHPLYFVLAATVINVALDLLLVGYLHMGTAGAAIATVTSQGVSFLVAAAYLKRSELAAGAYAAGLLVPQAARLILKIGLPSAAQMAILNLSYLAATGMLNVFGVSVAAASGIGLKLNTFAAMPIWAVGQAVTTIAGQLMGAGNPARAQTAGKTGVRLSIAAAVITTALFQLFARQLVMLFNTNADVIREGILYLRICCSCNCLIYAVMYTYNSFATGVGDAMFSFLNSMLDCVVIRIFGSLLLGFTLSYGFIGIYIAEAFAPLPPAIAGAIYFTREKWRNKNLIRT; encoded by the coding sequence ATGCTTCGCTTTGCATGGCCCTTGTTTTTGGCCAACCTCTTGCAGTCCCTGTACAGCATTGTGGATATGGTCGTAGTCGGACAGTTCGTGGGCAGCGAGGGACTCGCGGCCTTAAGCAACGCCTCGATGATCGTTTTTGTGATTACTTCACTATGTATGGGCATCACAACGGGCGGCGCGGTGCTTGTCGCTCAATATAAAGGCGCGCGCGACCATCGCCGTCGCGTCCATACCATAGGAACGCTGTTCACGCTCTCCGCGCTCCTCGCCCTGCTGATTACTATCGTAAGCCTTTTTACCTACCATCCCCTGCTTGAGCTGATGCAGCTTCCACGCGAAGCCATGCGGCATGCGGACGACTATATGGACATCGTCTGCATGGGAACAGTATTCGTGTTCGGTTACAATGCAGTATGCGCCGTGCTGCGCGGTATGGGCGATTCTACGCATCCGTTGTATTTTGTACTGGCAGCGACGGTAATCAACGTCGCCTTAGACCTGTTGCTGGTCGGTTATTTGCATATGGGAACCGCAGGCGCAGCCATAGCCACGGTTACTTCCCAGGGTGTTTCCTTTCTTGTGGCGGCCGCCTATTTAAAACGTTCGGAACTCGCCGCCGGAGCGTATGCGGCAGGCTTGCTTGTTCCTCAGGCGGCAAGGCTGATTTTGAAAATAGGACTGCCGTCTGCCGCTCAGATGGCGATACTCAATCTTTCCTACCTGGCCGCAACCGGAATGCTCAACGTATTTGGCGTGTCGGTCGCCGCCGCGTCCGGAATCGGATTAAAACTCAATACCTTTGCCGCAATGCCCATTTGGGCGGTCGGTCAGGCTGTCACCACCATTGCCGGACAATTGATGGGCGCGGGAAATCCCGCGCGCGCGCAGACCGCAGGAAAAACGGGGGTCAGGCTGTCTATTGCCGCCGCAGTGATTACCACGGCGCTCTTCCAATTGTTCGCCAGGCAGCTTGTTATGCTGTTCAATACGAATGCGGACGTAATCCGCGAGGGAATTTTATACCTGCGTATATGCTGCTCTTGCAACTGCCTGATCTACGCCGTTATGTACACGTACAATTCTTTTGCTACAGGCGTTGGCGACGCAATGTTCTCGTTTTTAAACTCCATGCTCGATTGCGTTGTCATTCGTATCTTCGGCAGTCTTTTACTGGGGTTTACACTGAGCTACGGGTTCATTGGTATTTATATCGCGGAAGCTTTCGCCCCTCTGCCGCCCGCAATCGCCGGCGCTATTTACTTCACCCGCGAAAAATGGCGGAACAAAAACCTGATCCGTACATAA
- a CDS encoding mechanosensitive ion channel protein MscS, with amino-acid sequence MNDDTTQIVDKTKEFVDSFEKMFTLGFWNTLIFAAVVALVTFVILKILSKVLKKRLTGNMRIFYRLIYVIIIVIAIFSVLMTIEPLKQFASVILASSGIAGVVIGLAAQTTLGNLFSGISIGVSKPFELGDYVEIIGQNVAGVVQDIGLRHTIIRTLDNKHVVIPNGVLDKEMVLTSHGLPDQSVNNQLNIGISYDSNIDLAKKIITEAVLAHKDHIDMRSQADKKNGAPEVLVRIVDFAPSAIMLRAFIWTKDLVTGSQVLSDLRYTIKKQFDANGITIPYQTQTVFLKEEKQKDGE; translated from the coding sequence ATGAACGATGACACCACACAGATTGTGGATAAAACCAAGGAATTTGTCGATAGCTTCGAAAAAATGTTCACGCTGGGCTTCTGGAATACGCTGATTTTTGCGGCGGTCGTCGCGCTGGTCACTTTCGTGATTTTAAAGATACTGTCCAAGGTGCTGAAAAAGCGGCTGACCGGCAATATGCGTATTTTTTACCGGCTGATTTATGTGATCATCATTGTGATCGCCATCTTTTCGGTGCTGATGACAATAGAGCCTTTAAAACAATTTGCGTCGGTGATCCTCGCAAGCTCGGGCATCGCGGGCGTAGTGATCGGGCTCGCGGCACAGACGACGCTGGGGAATCTGTTCAGCGGCATTTCCATCGGCGTGAGCAAGCCTTTCGAGCTGGGAGATTATGTGGAGATCATAGGCCAGAACGTGGCGGGCGTGGTGCAGGATATTGGTCTTCGGCATACCATCATCCGTACGCTCGATAACAAGCATGTGGTTATCCCCAACGGCGTGCTGGATAAGGAAATGGTGCTTACCTCGCATGGACTGCCCGACCAGTCGGTCAATAACCAGCTTAATATCGGTATATCGTATGACAGCAATATCGATCTTGCCAAAAAAATTATCACAGAGGCAGTCCTGGCCCATAAGGACCATATCGATATGCGTTCCCAGGCGGATAAGAAAAACGGTGCGCCCGAGGTGCTGGTTCGTATCGTTGATTTTGCACCGTCGGCCATCATGCTGCGCGCATTCATCTGGACGAAAGACCTTGTCACAGGCAGTCAGGTATTATCTGATTTGCGGTATACCATCAAAAAGCAGTTCGACGCCAACGGGATCACGATTCCCTATCAGACGCAGACGGTTTTTCTAAAAGAAGAAAAACAAAAGGACGGAGAATGA
- a CDS encoding aldose 1-epimerase, translating into MVGMQKVCEKDGRDIYTYQLENAQGALLTATNYGATIMALKIPDGQGKLTDVVLGFSTPQEYFGEHPYFGATIGRCTNRIAGGKFMLDGELVSIPCNENGVNLLHGGDNSFNRGIWSGEIDKNTLTLCYDSPDGEDGFPGKVDVRLEMTLTDENALRLVYTAHTDRTTLVNLTNHAYFNMQPYDGIEDHILCIDADYYTPVDENLIPTGEIAPVASTPFDFTVPRAIGQRIEEDNIQLKRGGGYDHNYVLRGSGFRRAARVQAPQSGRAMEVYTDKPGMQFYTAQNMPTMRGKNGALYKTRAAYCFEPQFYPDSVNHPAFPSCVLRPGEEYHYTTEYRFL; encoded by the coding sequence ATGGTCGGAATGCAAAAGGTATGCGAAAAGGACGGACGGGATATTTATACCTATCAGCTTGAAAACGCACAAGGGGCCTTACTGACCGCGACCAATTATGGCGCGACCATAATGGCGCTTAAGATACCTGATGGGCAGGGGAAACTTACGGATGTGGTGCTCGGTTTTTCAACCCCGCAGGAATATTTTGGAGAACATCCTTATTTTGGCGCGACGATAGGCAGATGTACAAACCGCATCGCTGGCGGAAAATTCATGCTGGACGGGGAACTGGTCAGCATCCCGTGTAACGAAAACGGCGTTAACCTGCTGCACGGCGGGGACAATAGCTTTAACCGTGGCATATGGAGCGGTGAAATCGACAAAAATACGCTGACCTTATGCTACGACAGTCCGGACGGTGAGGACGGATTTCCGGGAAAGGTGGACGTCCGGCTGGAAATGACGCTGACGGATGAAAATGCATTGAGGCTTGTTTACACGGCGCACACGGACAGGACAACGCTCGTCAATCTGACGAACCATGCTTATTTTAATATGCAGCCATACGATGGGATCGAAGATCATATTTTATGTATTGATGCGGATTACTATACGCCCGTTGACGAAAATCTGATTCCCACCGGCGAGATCGCGCCGGTGGCTTCCACGCCGTTTGATTTTACCGTTCCCCGCGCGATCGGCCAGCGCATTGAAGAGGATAATATCCAGCTTAAGAGGGGCGGCGGATATGATCACAATTATGTGCTGCGCGGCTCAGGCTTCCGGCGGGCGGCGCGCGTACAGGCTCCGCAAAGCGGCCGCGCGATGGAGGTCTATACGGATAAGCCGGGTATGCAGTTTTATACGGCGCAAAATATGCCGACCATGCGTGGAAAAAACGGCGCGCTGTATAAGACACGCGCGGCGTATTGCTTTGAGCCGCAATTTTATCCGGACAGCGTGAATCATCCGGCTTTTCCATCCTGCGTTTTGCGCCCGGGGGAAGAGTACCATTATACGACGGAATACCGCTTTTTATAA
- a CDS encoding DUF4867 domain-containing protein codes for MDIQSISSPSFEKYGRVLSTGAYPQLMRAMEDTPLPDGVVYEPSVFGPETPTEAQQLQNSVFGGMPIQIGYCNGKNDTLNAVEYHRSSEINIACSDLVLLLGMEQDINRPDNTYDTAQMEAFLVPQGVAVELYATTLHYAPCAQNGQKFRCIVVLPAGTNLPLGSPAGTQGEDRLLFAQNKWLIAHPQSGLDKDGAFLGLVGRNLTI; via the coding sequence ATGGATATCCAATCGATTTCTTCGCCGTCTTTTGAAAAGTACGGACGGGTCTTAAGCACCGGCGCTTATCCGCAGCTCATGCGCGCCATGGAAGACACACCTCTTCCGGACGGCGTCGTCTATGAACCGAGCGTTTTCGGGCCGGAGACGCCTACGGAAGCACAGCAACTTCAGAATTCCGTTTTTGGCGGTATGCCGATACAGATCGGTTACTGCAACGGCAAAAACGATACGCTGAACGCCGTGGAATACCACCGGAGCAGCGAAATCAATATCGCGTGCAGCGACCTTGTTCTCCTGCTGGGTATGGAGCAGGACATCAATCGGCCAGACAATACGTATGATACCGCCCAAATGGAAGCGTTCCTCGTTCCGCAGGGCGTCGCGGTAGAGCTTTATGCCACCACACTGCATTATGCTCCCTGCGCGCAGAACGGGCAAAAATTTCGCTGTATCGTCGTGCTCCCCGCGGGCACTAACCTGCCGCTCGGAAGTCCGGCGGGTACGCAGGGAGAAGATCGACTCTTATTCGCGCAAAACAAATGGCTGATCGCCCATCCGCAAAGCGGTCTTGACAAAGACGGCGCTTTTTTGGGACTGGTCGGCCGCAACCTTACTATATAG
- a CDS encoding L-fucose isomerase → MNNIPEVKLGLIAVSRDCFVISLSERRRAAVWQACEEKGMSVYEAKTTVENETDMVKAVEEVKAAGCNALVVFLGNFGPETPETLIAQRFDGPVMYAAAAEESGNDLIGGRGDAYCGMLNCSYNLALRKIPAVIPSYPVGTAQEVAQMIADFVPVARTLIGLSHLKIITFGPRPQDFFACNAPIKPLYDVGVEIQENSELDLLVAYHAHKDDPHIAEVATDMAGELGMGNTYPDLLPRMAQYELTLKDWAEQNKGARDYIVFANKCWPAFPEEFGFEPCYVNSRLASQGYPVACEVDIYGALSEYIGACVTQDAVTLLDINNSVPADLYEAEIKGKYDYTLHDTFMGFHCGNTPMCKLSQGAVKYQLIQNRLLEDGGEPDFTRGTLEGDITPGKITFFRLQSTADAQLTSYIAQGEVLPVATRSFGGIGIFAIPQMGRFYRHVLIEKHYPHHGAVAFAHCGRALHTIFRYLGVKDIAFNQPQGMLYPTENPFD, encoded by the coding sequence ATGAACAATATCCCAGAAGTAAAGCTTGGCCTGATTGCCGTAAGCCGCGACTGCTTTGTCATTTCTCTTTCCGAACGCCGCCGCGCCGCCGTATGGCAGGCGTGCGAGGAAAAAGGCATGTCTGTCTATGAGGCGAAAACGACCGTGGAAAACGAGACCGACATGGTAAAAGCTGTCGAGGAAGTAAAGGCTGCGGGCTGCAACGCTCTCGTCGTGTTTTTAGGAAATTTCGGGCCGGAGACGCCGGAAACGCTGATCGCACAACGTTTTGACGGTCCGGTCATGTATGCCGCAGCCGCCGAGGAATCGGGGAACGACCTGATAGGTGGGCGCGGAGACGCTTACTGCGGTATGCTCAACTGCTCTTACAACCTGGCGCTGCGTAAGATTCCGGCGGTCATCCCCTCTTATCCTGTCGGTACAGCGCAGGAGGTCGCGCAAATGATCGCGGACTTTGTTCCCGTTGCGCGTACACTCATCGGACTGTCTCATCTGAAAATCATCACCTTTGGGCCGCGTCCGCAGGACTTTTTTGCATGCAACGCGCCGATCAAGCCTTTATACGACGTCGGTGTGGAAATACAGGAAAATTCCGAGCTTGACCTGTTGGTCGCTTACCATGCGCACAAGGACGATCCGCATATCGCCGAGGTTGCCACAGATATGGCCGGTGAACTTGGTATGGGCAATACCTATCCCGACCTGCTGCCCCGCATGGCGCAGTACGAGCTGACGCTCAAAGATTGGGCGGAGCAAAACAAGGGCGCGCGCGATTATATCGTGTTTGCCAATAAATGCTGGCCCGCATTCCCTGAGGAATTCGGTTTTGAACCGTGCTACGTCAATAGCCGCCTTGCTTCGCAGGGATACCCGGTGGCCTGTGAAGTAGATATTTACGGCGCGCTTTCCGAATATATTGGCGCGTGCGTAACACAAGACGCGGTAACGCTGCTCGACATCAACAACAGCGTGCCCGCCGACCTTTATGAAGCGGAAATCAAAGGCAAATATGATTATACATTGCATGACACGTTCATGGGCTTCCACTGCGGCAACACGCCGATGTGCAAGCTTTCGCAGGGCGCGGTCAAATATCAGCTTATCCAAAACCGCCTGTTAGAAGACGGCGGCGAGCCTGACTTTACGCGCGGCACGTTGGAAGGCGATATTACGCCTGGCAAGATCACGTTTTTCCGCCTGCAGAGTACGGCGGACGCCCAGCTTACTTCTTACATCGCGCAGGGCGAGGTCCTGCCTGTGGCGACGCGCAGCTTCGGCGGGATCGGTATTTTCGCCATCCCCCAGATGGGACGGTTTTACCGCCACGTACTGATTGAAAAGCATTATCCCCATCATGGTGCGGTTGCTTTTGCCCATTGCGGACGGGCTCTGCACACGATTTTCAGATACCTTGGCGTCAAAGACATCGCTTTTAACCAGCCGCAGGGTATGCTCTATCCCACTGAAAATCCTTTCGATTGA